A stretch of Solea senegalensis isolate Sse05_10M linkage group LG10, IFAPA_SoseM_1, whole genome shotgun sequence DNA encodes these proteins:
- the gnb5a gene encoding guanine nucleotide-binding protein subunit beta-5a, producing the protein MRSPPIPEMATQEVQLNETLAHLKTESDNLKSKLEEERAKLHDVELHQVAEKVEGLGQFVMKTRRTLKGHGNKVLCMDWCKDKRRIVSSSQDGKVIVWDAFTTNKEHAVTMPCTWVMACAYAPSGCAVACGGLDNKCSVYPLSLDKNENLAAKKKSVAMHTNYLSACSFTNSDMQILTSSGDGTCALWDVESGQLLQSFHGHAADVLCLDLAPSETGNTFVSGGCDKKANVWDMRSGQCIQSFETHESDINSVRYYPSGDAFASGSDDATCRLYDLRADREVAIYSKESIIFGVSSVDFSLSGRLLFGGYNDYTINVWDVLKGTRVSILFGHENRVSTLRVSPDGTAFCTGSWDHTLRIWA; encoded by the exons ATGAGATCCCCTCCGATCCCTGAAATGGCGACACAGGAGGTACAACTGAACGAGACTCTGGCGCATCTCAAGACCGAGTCGGATAACCTTAAGTCGAagctggaggaggaaagagCGAAGCTGCACGATGTCGAGC tacaCCAGGTGGCAGAGAAGGTGGAGGGACTGGGTCAGTTTGTCATGAAGACTCGGCGAACTCTGAAGGGACACGGTAACAAAGTGCTGTGTATGGACTGGTGTAAGGACAAAAGGAGGATAGTCAGCTCCTCACAG GATGGAAAAGTGATTGTATGGGACGCTTTCACCACCAACAAG gAACATGCTGTGACAATGCCTTGCACCTGGGTGATGGCCTGCGCCTATGCTCCCTCTGGATGTGCTGTCGCCTGTGG TGGCCTGGACAACAAATGCTCTGTGTATCCTCTGTCCCTGGACAAGAATGAGAACTTGGCTGCGAAGAAGAAGTCTGTGGCCATGCACACAAACTACCTATCTGCCTGTAGCTTCACCAACTCAGATATGCAG ATCCTGACGTCCAGTGGGGATGGTACATGTGCATTATGGGATGTTGAGAGTGGGCAGCTGTTGCAGAGTTTCCATGGACACGCAGCAGACGTGCTCTGTCTGGACCTGGCCCCCTCTGAGACGGGAAACACGTTTGTGTCAGGG GGTTGTGATAAGAAGGCAAATGTGTGGGACATGCGTTCAGGACAGTGTATTCAATCCTTTGAAACTCATGAATCAGACATAAATAGTGTGCG ATATTATCCAAGTGGAGATGCATTTGCATCCGGCTCAGATGACGCTACA TGCCGCTTGTATGACTTAAGGGCAGACAGAGAAGTGGCTATTTATTCCAAAGAGAGCATCATATTTGGAGTCTCTAGTGTTGATTTCTCTCTCAGTG GTCGGTTGTTGTTTGGTGGCTATAACGACTACACCATAAATGTCTGGGATGTTCTCAAAGGAACAAGGGTGTCAATTCTGTTTGGACACGAGAACCGCGTCAGTACTCTGCGAGTTTCTCCAGATGGCACTGCCTTCTGCACGGGATCCTGGGACCACACTCTGCGG ATCTGGGCTTGA